In one Drosophila pseudoobscura strain MV-25-SWS-2005 chromosome X, UCI_Dpse_MV25, whole genome shotgun sequence genomic region, the following are encoded:
- the Ubr3 gene encoding E3 ubiquitin-protein ligase Ubr3 isoform X2, giving the protein MDEDDNLSNADISIDDEDDDGDRARAMVQPMVDEDEDDDDDSDVDLSSVYVQAAGHVSVGSGDSATGADVVAAATAAYARAIGEGSGTATATAARAGNSRSPLHDKYSSAAGGATGSGSSSNSSGHYGTGSSAAGAAAAGEDAGAKPSFFFGTSSFSLRSRKEVAALINTECCRGSPTPDLDSIMDTLFNPGTPIDNPDNIEWIRWLIAGGRTPQEFVKIVRSYDNHAKCGLVWVPHVVAYRCRTCGISPCMSICRDCFKKGNHTNHDFNMFLSQAGGACDCGDTSVMKAEGFCSDHGINNRVNRDPVPNNLLAVAEAIMPKLLFRLLQHFREHSDTSLQVHAMTSYSCEEFANMLIDLNNMGEIMRKVMTRTLINHEVYAYFMETPCQDTRNGRFLKANREKYEDAVNRFPNPEPPDEYRDLPALCEKLVHTTLLEEFIFWTFKFEFPQTLVCFLLNMLPDQDYKEHLTRTFVMHYSRIPSVLEMSRDPDTLSNRVVHMSVQLFSNESLALKMVNELSLLHVMIISLKLMMSKILIQNTLHDPGKNFHFVIDCTRQVMKDHCYWPLVSDFNNVLSHESVALVFLRDDNLIDMWFQFLQMLQGMNVNVRETASHVEFEPNSYYAAFSCELEASAYPMWSIISHLQDGTHAHLAKKIINYCVTTLHEWLDSIYFMEARLSMEEMMQASFHFPLHRYLAAFVCQAVTKMGIPLSEVLPSRPYLLPLLMIHPLRVQSFFYEILAGKWVRNGLQIKGQAMTYIQANFCNSMADMDLFFLQICATNLPQYFFLQNTIELFDVSQWLETAPLKQPQKAEQSSMLEGFLTFLATLVTSRTNLGNDEATQCIIEISALLATENKTHSQLLELMPERSGNVHTKNFETFLKKLSVYKAPSSGSENLEQGLFTPIDEVWEKYYDPLHVLLRAVHRRDFQSSLDRFTAYVKSKEKMPASGNLWPPFRLPQALPTSSSFTDPCRILNSRVFHSTILSIFFRAVHTRDVSEHLLALAVFLLEMAVETSSDVSDSPPAAAAAMVECGGGGGGGGGYHHGYNQGRQEPPRLFQCYPTDNLSCNLRHLVTKLSLKSRDPQVIGSSYRSNPFYSDLEFDVEPDSGMGMRMIGQIESDGDEAAGGGGPGAGAGVGTGPGAGAMTVARRNMSQALVPMRMPGMEVALPPDLSVVPETGVIIRQDSNEDDLLRDRDTAMDLGPAALDFHFPMQQITLPESGMEVAIRRDLLLAESNHVAGVAGAVAGIGIGTGPPALAAPSEMFSPTTPTGSGMLLPFQRVQPVAVPSSGNMDIVPSNALGMGSFAGSGRRMNYDATGTRKRSVDIAIGGNNKDDLHMDESILSLLLKLHSQLSGTLDSFSLSDGEENSELGSATASPSPSASDQQSMDVDCNEASTSTAAAAAESTALAERQGRGRRNYNNIYVSDSRIGDGPFFIGNLLRKIAKRDELCAVSIDEIRARLWPNQREKQAEARARESKEKEERRKKARERQQKMMQDFANKQMQFMQSAAAAANNMDNGLEDDEDEDLYEEQPREKEYDCIICNCTTPSTETNPIGLVVLVESSGIVGHRRRIADRLPLPLDAGEEQRLARSTRLASEFSRRTELLSLKFGDESWYLSNNMSYDNGVHVQSCGHHVHLSCLEAYLKTLYTTQRQPVQDRGEFYCPVCRQLSNSVLPLSPQLDRPTHLVRSGNQPFEQLVADLSDLIKENETIPPPTKLTEAMGHAMEVMTNISQRKVKCASITFRKLFIFVTSIARTNLEAEIIQRGGSLCTSNATRYKPKRDCIVPLLHVLSVHVRVLVEWPLWSSWALLAGLPVSDAEPLPAHCQELIPSLLADPIALLLKFILLAPLHLDQDYFTCMVKVMYNLLYYQIVVQLCVTLTDLECENILKLYGSSGSSSTTSTNTSASGSANANAGSQPTETATPATVETAETAETAETAAVVSSSASASASASAGSVPSSNSRRSSSSRFSGHQQQSASQLGRAMALVLGETDCLINLRRDSIASTSAAASSSSSSSSGSSCGPGHGYGYGYGHGPGHDYGPSHGYGPGHGYGHGYGPGHGYGPGPGTSGGTASSSDVNLKSMELQLQSLCLPFLRVAALLRQHLYRHEMPEISAPGLEFVRLVYYLELVTDSMDWDCFNASKGLCFIPGTEHTLPQFWCKQLREVRPPSDTIRELVLINQHSLWQQPRLLELPREYERLFTYYHERPCLNCYKVPKESSICLLCGTIVCLKQNCCAENDCCEAVRHTLSCGGGIGIFLVVTSTYIIVIRGRRACLWGSLYLDDFDEEDRDLKRGKPLYLSQDRFNLLESQWLSHKFAHTKHTWVFHRDLL; this is encoded by the exons ATGGACGAGGATGACAACCTGTCAAATGCCGATATCAGCATcgatgacgaggacgatgatgGGGACAGGGCACGGGCCATGGTCCAGCCCATGGTagacgaggatgaggatgacgacgacgattcCGATGTGGATTTGTCATCGGTTTATGTGCAGGCGGCGGGCCATGTGTCTGTAGGTTCGGGTGATAGTGCAACCGGTGCCGATGTCGTTGCCGCTGCTACCGCCGCCTATGCCCGCGCGATTGGGGAAGGgagtggcactgccactgccacagcagctAGAGCTGGCAATTCCCGTTCGCCGttgcatgacaagtactcaAGTGCGGCAGGCGGTGcaactggcagtggcagcagctcaAATAGCAGTGGACACTATGGAACCGGGAGTTCGgctgctggagcagcagcagctggcgaGGATGCTGGCGCCAAGCCGAGCTTTTTCTTTGGCACCTCCTCATTCAGCCTACGCAGCCGCAAGGAGGTGGCCGCCCTCATCAACACAGAGTGCTGCCGCGGCAGTCCCACACCCGATCTGGACTCCATTATGGATACGCTCTTCAATCCAGGCACGCCCATCGATAATCCCGACAACATCGAGTGGATACGCTGGCTAATCGCCGGTGGTCGTACACCGCAGGAGTTTGTCAAGATTG TGCGCAGCTATGACAACCACGCCAAGTGCGGCCTTGTGTGGGTGCCCCATGTGGTGGCCTATCGGTGCCGCACCTGCGGGATCTCGCCCTGCATGTCCATCTGTCGGGACTGCTTCAAGAAGGGCAACCACACAAACCATGACTTTAACATGTTCTTGTCCCAGGCTGGCGGCGCCTGCGACTGCGGCGACACGTCCGTGATGAAGGCCGAAGGATTCTGCAGTGACCATGGCATCAATAATCGCGTGAATCGCGATCCCGTGCCCAACAATCTgctggccgtggccgaggCCATCATGCCGAAGCTGCTCTTCCGCCTGTTGCAGCACTTTCGCGAGCATAGCGACACCTCACTGCAGGTGCACGCCATGACCTCGTACTCGTGCGAGGAGTTCGCCAATATGCTGATCGACCTGAACAACATGGGCGAGATCATGCGCAAGGTGATGACGCGCACCCTGATCAATCACGAGGTGTACGCCTACTTTATGGAGACGCCTTGCCAGGACACACGCAACGGACGATTCCTGAAGGCGAATCGCGAAAAGTACGAGGACGCGGTCAACCGGTTCCCAAATCCGGAGCCACCCGACGAGTACCGTGACCTGCCGGCGCTCTGCGAAAAGCTGGTCCACACCACTCTACTCGAGGAGTTCATATTCTGGACATTCAAGTTCGAGTTCCCCCAGACACTCGTCTGCTTTCTGCTCAATATGCTACCCGACCAGGACTACAAA GAACACTTGACCCGCACCTTTGTGATGCACTACAGCCGAATTCCGTCCGTGCTGGAGATGTCACGCGATCCGGACACGCTAAGCAACCGCGTGGTCCACATGAGCGTTCAGCTCTTCTCCAACGAGAGCTTGGCCCTCAAGATGGTCAACGAGCTGTCGCTGTTGCATGTCATGATTATCAGCCTGAAGCTAATGATGTCCAAGATACTCATCCAGAATACACTGCACG ATCCCGGCAAGAACTTTCACTTTGTCATCGATTGTACGCGCCAGGTGATGAAGGATCATTGCTATTGGCCGCTTGTCTCGGACTTCAATAACGTGCTATCGCACGAGTCGGTGGCCTTGGTCTTTCTTCGGGACGACAACCTCATCGACATGTGGTTTCAGTTCCTCCAAATGCTTCAGGGAATGAACGTGAATGTCCGGGAGACGGCCTCCCATGTGGAATTCGAACCTAACAGCTACTATGCGGCCTTCTCCTGCGAACTGGAGGCCAGCGCCTATCCCATGTGGTCGATCATATCCCATCTGCAGGACGGCACTCATGCCCATCTGGCCAAAAAGATCATCAACTATTGTGTGACGACGCTGCACGAGTGGCTTGATTCGATTTACTTTATGGAGGCAAGACTCTCAATG GAGGAAATGATGCAGGCCTCATTCCATTTTCCGCTGCATCGGTATCTGGCCGCCTTTGTCTGTCAGGCGGTCACCAAAATGGGCATTCCCCTGAGCGAAGTGCTGCCCTCGCGTCCTTACCTCTTGCCGCTGTTGATGATCCATCCGCTCCGTGTTCAG AGTTTCTTCTACGAGATTCTGGCTGGCAAATGGGTGCGAAATGGCCTCCAGATCAAGGGCCAGGCCATGACCTACATACAGGCCAATTTTTGCAACTCTATGGCTGACATGGACCTGTTTTTCCTACAAATATGCGCAACCAATCTGCCGCAATACTTTTTCCTGCAGAACACTATCGAGCTGTTCGACGTGTCCCAGTGGCTGGAGACGGCACCGCTGAAGCAGCCCCAAAAGGCGGAGCAGTCCTCCATGCTGGAGGGCTTCCTCACATTCCTCGCCACCCTGGTCACCAGTCGCACCAATCTGGGCAACGATGAGGCCACCCAATGCATCATCGAGATCAGCGCCCTGCTGGCCACCGAGAACAAGACACACTCGCAGCTGCTCGAGCTGATGCCGGAGCGGTCGGGCAATGTCCATACCAAGAACTTTGAGACCTTCCTCAAGAAGCTGTCGGTATACAAGGCGCCGTCGAGTGGGTCCGAGAACCTCGAGCAGGGGCTCTTCACACCCATCGACGAGGTGTGGGAGAAGTACTATGATCCGCTGCACGTCCTCCTGCGGGCTGTGCACCGGCGCGACTTTCAGTCCTCTCTGGACCGCTTCACAGCCTATGTCAAGTCCAAGGAGAAGATGCCCGCCAGTGGCAACCTCTGGCCGCCGTTCCGTCTGCCACAAGCCCTGCCCACGTCCAGCTCCTTCACTGATCCCTGCCGCATACTGAACTCGCGCGTCTTCCACTCCACCATCCTCTCGATCTTTTTCCGGGCCGTGCACACGCGCGATGTCTCCGAGCACCTGCTGGCCCTGGCCGTCTTTCTGCTGGAGATGGCGGTGGAGACGAGCAGCGATGTCAGCGACAGCCCGCCGGCGGCCGCGGCCGCCATGGTTGAGTGcggaggtggtggtggaggcggagggggATACCATCACGGATACAACCAGGGCAGGCAGGAGCCTCCGCGACTGTTCCAGTGCTATCCCACGGACAATCTCAGCTGCAACCTGCGGCACCTGGTCACGAAGCTGTCCCTGAAGTCGCGCGATCCGCAAGTGATTGGGTCCAGCTACCGCTCCAATCCGTTCTACTCCGATCTAGAGTTCGACGTGGAGCCAGACTCGGGAATGGGCATGCGGATGATCGGACAGATAGAGTCCGATGGTGATGAGGCGGCTGGCGGAGGCGGAccgggagcgggagcaggagtGGGAACGGGACCTGGAGCGGGTGCCATGACTGTGGCGCGCAGGAACATGTCGCAGGCTCTGGTGCCAATGCGAATGCCCGGAATGGAAGTGGCTCTACCGCCGGATTTGTCCGTTGTGCCGGAGACCGGAGTGATCATCCGGCAGGACAGTAACGAGGATGACCTCCTGCGAGATCGGGATACAGCCATGGATTTGGGTCCCGCCGCCCTCGACTTTCACTTCCCCATGCAGCAGATCACGCTCCCAGAGAGCGGCATGGAGGTGGCCATACGACGTGACCTCCTCCTGGCCGAGAGCAATCATGTGGCTGGAGTAGCTGGAGCGGTcgctggcattggcattggcactgGACCACCGGCGCTGGCTGCGCCCAGCGAGATGTTCTCTCCCACGACTCCCACCGGCAGCGGTATGCTGCTGCCGTTCCAGCGCGTCCAACCGGTGGCGGTGCCGAGCAGCGGCAACATGGACATTGTACCCTCGAACGCCCTCGGGATGGGCAGCTTTGCCGGCAGCGGGCGGCGCATGAACTACGATGCCACTGGGACTCGCAAGCGGTCCGTCGACATTGCCATTGGGGGCAACAACAAAGACGACCTGCACATGGACGAGAGCATTCTGTCGCTGCTCCTGAAGCTGCACTCCCAGCTGAGCGGCACCCTTGACAGCTTTTCGCTTAGCGATGGTGAGGAAAACTCGGAACTAGGATCAGCAAcggcatcgccatcgccatcggcaTCGGATCAGCAGTCCATGGATGTGGACTGCAATGAGGCGAGCACATCGACGGCCGCGGCAGCTGCCGAGAGCACTGCCCTGGCCGAACGGCAGGGGCGGGGTCGTCGCAACTACAACAACATCTATGTGTCCGATTCTCGGATCGGCGACGGGCCCTTCTTCATTGGGAATTTGCTGCGCAAGATTGCCAAACGGGACGAGCTGTGCGCAGTGAGCATCGACGAGATACGGGCCCGCCTCTGGCCCAATCAGCGCGAGAAGCAGGCGGAGGCGAGGGCACGGGAGAGCAAGGAGAAGGAAGAGCGCCGCAAGAAGGCGCGCGAGCGGCAGCAAAAGATGATGCAGGACTTTGCCAACAAGCAGATGCAGTTCATGCAatcggcggcagcggcggccaaTAACATGGACAACGGGTTGGAGGACGACGAAGATGAGGATCTGTACGAGGAGCAGCCGCGCGAGAAGGAGTACGACTGCATCATCTGCAACTGCACGACGCCCAGCACTGAAACCAATCCAATTGGCCTGGTGGTCCTTGTCGAGTCCAGCGGCATTGTTGGCCATCGTCGGCGCATTGCCGATCGTCTGCCGCTCCCCCTCGACGCCGGGGAAGAGCAACGGCTGGCCCGCAGCACCCGCCTGGCCTCAGAGTTCAGCCGCCGCACCGAGCTGCTCAGTTTGAAGTTTGGCGACGAGTCCTGGTATCTGTCCAACAACATGTCCTACGACAACGGCGTCCATGTGCAGTCGTGCGGCCACCACGTGCATCTGAGCTGCCTGGAGGCGTACCTCAAGACGTTGTACACCACCCAGCGGCAGCCGGTACAGGACCGCGGCGAGTTCTATTGCCCGGTGTGTCGGCAGCTGTCCAACTCGGTGCTGCCCCTCAGTCCACAACTGGACCGGCCCACGCATCTGGTCAGGTCGGGCAATCAGCCGTTCGAGCAGCTGGTCGCCGATCTCTCGGACCTGATCAAGGAGAATGAAACGATACCG CCACCGACAAAACTGACGGAGGCCATGGGCCATGCCATGGAGGTGATGACCAACATTTCGCAGCGCAAGGTgaagtgcgcctccatcaCGTTCCGCAAGCTGTTCATCTTCGTGACGTCGATAGCGCGCACCAATCTGGAGGCGGAGATCATCCAACGCGGCGGATCACTGTGCACATCGAATGCCACGCGCTATAAGCCGAAGAGGGACTGCATTGTGCCGCTTCTGCATGTGCTATCGGTGCATGTGCGGGTCCTGGTCGAGTGGCCACTGTGGAGCAGCTGGGCCTTGCTTGCGGGACTACCCGTGAGCGATGCGGAGCCGCTGCCGGCCCATTGCCAGGAGCTGATACCTAGTCTGCTAGCGGATCCCATTGCACTGCTCCTGAAGTTCATTCTTTTGGCACCGCTGCACTTGGACCAGG ACTACTTCACCTGCATGGTGAAGGTGATGTACAATTTGTTGTACTACCAAATTGTCGTCCAGCTTTGCGTCACCCTGACGGATCTCGAGTGCGAAAACATTCTGAAACTATACGGCAGCtctgggagcagcagcactaccagcaccaacaccagcgccagcggcagcgccaacgccaacgccggCAGCCAGCCGACGGAGACGGCAACACCGGCAACAGTGGAAACAGCGGAAACAGCGGAAACTGCGGAAACTGCAGCCGTTGTCAGCTCCAGCGCCTCTGcatctgcctccgcctccgccggCTCTGTGCCCTCGTCCaacagccgccgcagcagctcGAGCCGCTTCAGcggccatcagcagcagagcgCCTCCCAGCTGGGACGGGCCATGGCACTGGTGTTGGGCGAGACCGATTGTCTGATCAATCTGCGTCGCGACAGCATAGCCAGCACTTCTGCGGCAGcgagcagcagtagcagcagcagcagcggcagcagctgcggtCCTGGCCACGgatacggctacggctacggtcACGGCCCCGGCCACGACTATGGCCCCAGTCACGGCTACGGCCCCGGCCACGGCTACGGCCACGGCTACGGCCCCGGCCACGGCtacggccccggccccggaaCGAGCGGAGGGACAGCATCGTCGTCAGATGTGAATCTAAAATCgatggagctgcagctgcagtcgcTGTGCCTACCATTCCTGCGGGTGGCGGCCCTGCTGCGTCAGCATTTGTATCGCCATGAGATGCCGGAGATATCGGCGCCGGGTCTGGAGTTTGTGCGTCTGGTCTACTACCTGGAGCTGGTCACCGACTCGATGGACTGGGACTGTTTCAATGCCAGCAAAGGCCTGTGCTTCATACCGGGCACCGAGCACACACTGCCCCAGTTCTGGTGCAAACAGCTGCGGGAGGTACGCCCGCCCTCGGACACCATCCGGGAGCTGGTGCTGATCAACCAGCATTCGCTTTGGCAGCAGCCGCGACTGCTCGAGCTGCCACGCGAGTACGAGCGTCTGTTCACG TACTACCACGAGCGGCCCTGCCTCAATTGCTACAAAGTTCCAAAGGAAAGCTCCATTTGCCTGCTGTGCGGGACGATTGTGTGCCTCAAGCAGAACTGCTGTGCGGAGAACGATTGCTGTGAGGCAGTACGG CACACGCTGTCCTGTGGCGGCGGCATTGGCATCTTCCTGGTGGTCACCTCCACGTACATCATTGTCATACGCGGTCGTCGCGCTTGCCTGTGGGGATCGCTCTACTTGGATGACTTTGACGAGGAGGATCGCGATCTCAA GCGCGGCAAACCTTTATATCTGAGCCAGGATCGTTTCAATTTGCTGGAGTCGCAGTGGCTCTCGCATAAGTTTGCTCACACAAAACACACCTGGGTGTTTCACCGCGATCTCTTGTGA